In a genomic window of Candidatus Thiothrix sulfatifontis:
- the selD gene encoding selenide, water dikinase SelD has translation MENPIRMTEYSHGSGCGCKIAPAVLDVILHSQLPPDVCDALLVGNSSRDDAAVYDLGNGTAVISTTDFFMPIVDDPFTFGRIAATNAISDVYAMGGKPIMAIAIFGWPLDKLPPEVGREVVEGGRKACQDAGIPLAGGHSIDAPEPIFGLAVTGIVQTRHLKQNSTAQAGCKLYLTKPLGIGILTTAQKRKVLLPEHSNLAIDTMCQMNSIGAQFGEMPAVTALTDVTGFGLGGHLREMCEGSGLQAVIQFDQVPVLPHIPQYLEMDCSPGGAKRNFDSYGYALEAMSERQRQIICDPQTSGGLLVALAPEGEAEFLAVCQQAGLDLQPIGYLREPVAGNALITLE, from the coding sequence ATGGAAAACCCCATCCGCATGACCGAATACAGCCACGGCTCCGGTTGTGGCTGTAAAATTGCCCCCGCCGTACTGGATGTCATCTTACACAGCCAACTGCCACCCGATGTCTGCGATGCCTTATTGGTCGGCAACAGTTCCCGCGATGATGCCGCCGTTTACGATTTAGGCAATGGCACGGCGGTGATCAGCACCACCGATTTTTTCATGCCGATTGTGGATGATCCGTTCACGTTTGGGCGCATTGCCGCCACCAATGCCATCAGCGATGTCTACGCAATGGGTGGCAAACCCATTATGGCAATTGCGATTTTCGGCTGGCCGCTCGACAAATTGCCGCCAGAAGTCGGGCGCGAAGTGGTCGAAGGTGGGCGCAAAGCCTGCCAGGATGCCGGTATTCCCCTCGCAGGCGGTCACAGCATCGACGCACCCGAACCCATTTTCGGCTTAGCAGTCACCGGCATTGTACAAACCCGCCACCTCAAGCAAAACAGCACCGCACAAGCCGGATGCAAGCTGTACCTCACCAAACCGCTCGGCATCGGCATCCTCACCACCGCGCAAAAACGCAAAGTGCTCTTGCCCGAACACAGCAATCTCGCCATTGATACCATGTGCCAGATGAATAGCATCGGCGCACAATTCGGCGAAATGCCAGCCGTCACCGCGCTCACCGATGTCACCGGCTTTGGGCTGGGCGGGCATTTGCGCGAAATGTGCGAAGGCAGTGGCTTGCAAGCGGTCATTCAGTTCGACCAAGTGCCGGTTTTGCCGCACATCCCCCAATATCTGGAAATGGATTGCTCACCGGGTGGAGCGAAACGCAATTTCGACAGCTACGGTTATGCGCTAGAAGCAATGAGCGAACGCCAACGGCAAATCATTTGCGACCCCCAAACCAGCGGCGGCTTGCTGGTAGCGCTTGCGCCCGAAGGCGAAGCAGAATTCTTAGCCGTGTGTCAACAGGCGGGCTTGGACTTGCAACCGATTGGCTACTTGCGCGAACCCGTTGCCGGTAACGCACTGATTACGTTGGAATAA